A stretch of Paraburkholderia phenazinium DNA encodes these proteins:
- a CDS encoding GNAT family N-acetyltransferase has translation MSSRRKWEFELFTHAAPDVCAAVTRAIAREDVPAIASIMYRAFQGTVDDDGMPEEQAARKVNAIIDGKYGPFIAAASRVAIVDGECAAFLLATDYEPYGMPVIAAIAVAPEYRRRRYGRLLLQAATQALATLGYCRCCAMISPGNAASEALFVSIGFKEAQPS, from the coding sequence ATGTCCTCCCGCCGCAAATGGGAATTCGAGCTTTTCACGCACGCCGCCCCGGACGTATGCGCAGCGGTCACGCGGGCTATCGCAAGGGAGGACGTCCCCGCGATCGCCTCGATCATGTACCGCGCTTTTCAAGGCACCGTGGATGACGACGGCATGCCGGAGGAGCAGGCCGCGCGGAAGGTGAACGCGATCATCGACGGCAAATATGGGCCGTTCATCGCAGCGGCGTCGCGTGTCGCCATCGTCGACGGCGAGTGTGCGGCGTTTTTGCTCGCGACCGATTACGAGCCGTACGGGATGCCGGTGATTGCAGCGATCGCTGTCGCACCGGAGTACCGCCGACGGCGATATGGCCGGCTTCTTCTGCAAGCGGCGACCCAGGCGCTTGCGACCTTGGGCTACTGCCGCTGTTGCGCCATGATCAGCCCCGGCAATGCCGCCTCCGAAGCCTTGTTCGTATCGATCGGGTTCAAAGAGGCGCAGCCGTCGTAA
- a CDS encoding response regulator transcription factor, translated as MRILLVSSSEAETVYLHKAFRESAHSVQAADNLRYALYLASHEEFDAIVISAVGVTLMTSLFDALPELARLPRAPAVIVALASGSSQDRARVLRAGADACFVQPYSFLEMQERMLALHRASVARSVQPSATPIQLRLDPLTRDLVEDGKRVLMTKREYLLIECLLRQVNAPVARDQLIRYAWPDKEDVDPSSVNLVVSRLRRKLELNEFRARVETISRYGYQLASR; from the coding sequence ATGAGAATCCTGCTGGTTTCTTCCTCCGAAGCGGAGACGGTTTACCTACATAAGGCATTCAGGGAAAGCGCGCATAGCGTCCAGGCAGCGGACAATCTCCGCTATGCGCTCTATCTTGCCTCGCATGAGGAATTCGATGCGATTGTCATTTCCGCTGTAGGCGTCACGTTGATGACCTCGCTCTTCGACGCGCTACCCGAACTGGCGCGGCTGCCACGTGCGCCGGCCGTGATCGTCGCGCTTGCCAGCGGCAGTTCGCAAGATCGTGCCAGGGTGCTGCGCGCGGGCGCCGACGCCTGTTTCGTGCAACCGTATTCGTTTCTGGAGATGCAGGAGCGCATGCTGGCGCTTCATCGGGCATCGGTGGCGCGCTCGGTTCAACCGTCGGCCACGCCAATCCAGCTAAGACTGGATCCACTCACGCGCGATCTGGTCGAGGACGGCAAGCGCGTGCTGATGACCAAACGCGAGTATCTGCTGATTGAATGTCTGCTGCGTCAGGTGAATGCGCCGGTCGCGAGAGATCAGCTGATCCGCTATGCATGGCCGGACAAGGAGGATGTCGATCCTTCCAGCGTCAACCTGGTGGTGTCGCGCCTGAGGCGCAAGCTGGAACTGAATGAGTTTAGAGCGAGGGTCGAGACGATTAGCCGCTACGGCTATCAGTTGGCTTCGCGTTGA
- a CDS encoding bifunctional DedA family/phosphatase PAP2 family protein, which translates to MEQAYVHLLHLLGGHAGWTLAVVFLAAFLESVAVIGTFVPGSTAMFLAGALVGTGALNLGWLFACAFVGAIAGDGLSYWIGHRYRNTLVQLWPFRTHPQILQTGHQYFTQHGARSVVFARFIAPVRAIVPVVAGMLGMSPTRFYAMNALSAVLWAPAHILPGVVFGASLQLAGAVSFRLVAVIAILAAIGWLSFQAMRHIVLRARAWANASRRELVAWARCHNGRAATFLVQVLDPQRPAMGIVAIISVLVLLFAGIFFGVFQGVSNGAPLVQIDMSVYRFLQSIHSPWADSLISGLATLGSLPTLGAVVATVIVWMTYERRWLAVAYWLAAVAFSQLLIFAIQLTVRQVSPVSTGFEAYAFPSNHVAASAIVYGFLAFLLSRRVGKIQGILVTTVSAAIVVAVAFAGLYVGRFAFSDAVGGAAFAAIWVAVVALTAVWRNPDMPTPREFMPAVMLLVICASAAPQIGLHRLSTAPPSEQHPPLEVVTEAQWTDTLWKTFACYRSDMTGDRREPITVQWSANREQIESQLADRGWMEGTQLSVRSILSLVAPDPEATALPVLPKLNNGEPSTLVFTRAREARDERDVLRFWPTTYAVQRKSGGPSAQIWLGSLVHERLRRPSWPFNVLRPDRQIDPLIAVEGPKGPWRELEVSSDAGCEGVRVTLIDSNVK; encoded by the coding sequence ATGGAGCAAGCGTATGTTCACCTGTTGCACCTGCTCGGCGGCCACGCGGGATGGACGTTGGCGGTGGTGTTCCTGGCGGCGTTTCTGGAGTCGGTCGCGGTCATCGGCACCTTCGTCCCCGGTAGCACGGCCATGTTTCTTGCCGGAGCGCTAGTCGGCACAGGTGCGCTCAACCTCGGCTGGCTGTTCGCGTGCGCGTTCGTCGGCGCCATCGCCGGCGACGGTCTTAGCTATTGGATCGGCCACCGCTACCGCAATACCCTCGTCCAACTCTGGCCGTTCCGCACGCATCCGCAGATCCTGCAGACCGGCCACCAGTATTTCACGCAGCACGGCGCACGCAGCGTGGTGTTTGCCCGTTTCATCGCACCGGTGCGCGCCATCGTGCCAGTCGTCGCAGGCATGCTGGGAATGAGCCCAACGCGCTTCTACGCGATGAACGCACTGTCTGCCGTATTGTGGGCACCTGCGCATATTCTGCCGGGGGTCGTGTTCGGCGCATCCCTGCAACTAGCCGGCGCCGTCTCGTTTCGTCTGGTTGCCGTCATCGCGATTCTCGCCGCCATCGGGTGGTTGAGCTTTCAGGCCATGCGCCACATCGTCTTGCGCGCGCGGGCATGGGCCAACGCATCGCGTCGCGAGCTGGTCGCATGGGCCCGTTGTCACAACGGACGTGCAGCAACTTTTCTGGTGCAGGTGCTGGACCCCCAGAGGCCGGCGATGGGTATCGTCGCCATCATCTCCGTACTGGTGCTGTTGTTCGCTGGGATATTCTTCGGCGTGTTTCAAGGCGTGTCCAATGGCGCCCCGCTGGTTCAGATCGACATGTCGGTGTATCGATTCCTGCAATCGATCCATTCTCCCTGGGCCGACTCGCTAATATCAGGCCTCGCCACGCTAGGCAGCCTTCCTACGCTGGGCGCCGTTGTGGCGACCGTTATCGTCTGGATGACATACGAACGGCGTTGGCTCGCCGTCGCCTACTGGTTGGCGGCAGTCGCCTTTTCGCAATTGCTGATCTTCGCCATCCAGTTGACGGTGCGGCAGGTGTCGCCCGTTTCCACCGGCTTCGAAGCGTATGCCTTCCCTAGCAATCACGTGGCGGCAAGCGCGATCGTCTACGGTTTTCTCGCCTTCCTGCTGTCACGTCGCGTCGGCAAAATCCAAGGGATCCTCGTGACGACGGTCAGCGCAGCGATCGTCGTGGCGGTAGCATTCGCAGGGCTCTACGTCGGGCGCTTCGCGTTTTCCGATGCGGTGGGCGGGGCGGCGTTCGCGGCGATCTGGGTCGCCGTCGTCGCATTGACCGCCGTGTGGCGCAACCCTGACATGCCCACTCCGCGCGAGTTTATGCCCGCTGTGATGTTGCTCGTGATCTGCGCCAGCGCGGCACCCCAGATAGGACTTCACCGTTTGAGCACCGCACCGCCCAGCGAACAGCACCCTCCTCTCGAGGTCGTCACCGAAGCGCAATGGACCGACACGCTCTGGAAAACTTTTGCCTGCTACCGCTCCGACATGACAGGCGACCGGCGCGAGCCGATCACCGTGCAATGGTCGGCCAACCGAGAGCAGATCGAATCGCAACTGGCCGACCGCGGCTGGATGGAGGGCACGCAACTCTCGGTGCGCTCCATCCTCTCGCTGGTGGCCCCCGACCCCGAGGCGACCGCGTTACCCGTTTTGCCAAAGCTCAACAACGGCGAGCCCTCGACACTTGTCTTTACCCGTGCCCGCGAAGCGCGCGACGAACGCGACGTCTTACGCTTCTGGCCCACCACGTATGCTGTGCAACGCAAAAGCGGTGGACCCTCCGCGCAGATCTGGCTAGGCTCGCTGGTCCATGAGCGGTTACGGCGCCCATCGTGGCCGTTCAATGTGCTACGCCCCGACCGGCAAATCGATCCGCTGATCGCCGTCGAAGGACCGAAAGGTCCATGGCGCGAACTTGAAGTCTCCAGCGACGCAGGATGCGAAGGCGTGCGCGTGACGCTGATCGATTCAAACGTAAAATAA
- a CDS encoding sensor histidine kinase, with translation METAARRRSGQRWHTTTFRWLSAYAAIFTLCFVALLGFLEYSVGAAMEREADSGIRWQMRYFDSKSDDQLASVINQRLEREIRHTNYYGVFAPDGHRIAGDIATMPPGLKLDKAGESHSTSMGRTIELPDNASTPTVRVIGELRDNGVKLVIGRNLSDVRHVREELTKVLIVGGVLCLGLSLATGLLLSLRQMRRVADMRRVTTRIANGDLAQRLPTGGRDELDMLCHLVNHMLDEVERLMNEVKGACDGIAHDLRTPLVRLRLQLANLAERVRATGDSAADSLLANARVEADSILERFGAMLRISEIGALQRRSGFDVISLQTLVDELCELYEPLAEEKSITLKSSTAAVGPLHADRALLFEAFSNLLDNAIKFAPNGGEVSVDLWSSQSGPQLVIADNGPGIPVSERNAVLNRFYRVEQTRHVPGTGLGLGIVSAIIRLHDFELRIGGEDRGTTITIDCWPHNLQ, from the coding sequence CTGGAGACGGCTGCTAGGCGCCGTTCCGGGCAGCGCTGGCATACCACTACATTTAGATGGCTGTCGGCGTACGCAGCGATTTTTACCCTGTGTTTCGTGGCCTTGCTGGGGTTTCTCGAATACTCGGTGGGCGCGGCGATGGAACGCGAAGCCGATAGTGGGATTCGCTGGCAGATGCGTTACTTCGATTCGAAGTCCGACGATCAGCTTGCCTCCGTCATCAACCAAAGGCTCGAGCGCGAAATCCGGCACACCAATTACTACGGCGTATTCGCTCCGGACGGTCATCGGATCGCGGGGGACATTGCCACGATGCCACCCGGGCTGAAGCTCGACAAAGCGGGCGAATCCCATAGCACCAGTATGGGACGCACGATCGAACTGCCGGATAACGCGTCGACGCCCACGGTGCGCGTGATAGGGGAACTCCGCGACAACGGCGTCAAGCTCGTCATAGGACGCAACCTGTCCGACGTGCGGCACGTGCGGGAGGAGCTGACCAAAGTGCTGATCGTCGGCGGCGTGCTGTGTCTCGGACTCAGTCTTGCCACCGGCCTGTTGCTGAGCCTGCGTCAGATGCGCCGTGTGGCGGACATGCGGCGCGTGACTACCCGCATCGCCAACGGGGATCTCGCGCAACGTTTGCCGACCGGCGGTCGTGACGAACTGGACATGCTGTGTCACCTCGTCAATCACATGCTCGATGAAGTCGAGCGCCTCATGAATGAAGTCAAAGGCGCATGCGATGGCATTGCGCACGATCTGCGTACGCCGTTGGTGCGTTTGCGTCTGCAGTTGGCCAATCTCGCCGAGCGGGTCCGGGCCACGGGCGACAGCGCGGCCGACTCGCTGCTCGCTAACGCGCGCGTCGAGGCCGACTCGATTCTCGAACGTTTCGGGGCGATGCTACGTATTTCGGAGATCGGAGCGCTACAACGGCGCAGCGGCTTCGACGTGATTTCGTTGCAAACGCTGGTCGACGAACTGTGCGAGCTCTATGAACCGCTGGCCGAAGAGAAGTCGATCACTCTGAAGTCCAGCACGGCAGCTGTCGGACCATTGCATGCTGACCGCGCCTTGTTGTTCGAGGCATTCAGTAACCTGCTCGACAATGCGATCAAATTCGCGCCCAACGGCGGCGAGGTGAGCGTCGATCTCTGGTCGAGCCAGTCGGGGCCCCAACTCGTGATTGCCGATAACGGTCCCGGTATTCCGGTGAGCGAGCGTAACGCAGTGCTAAACCGTTTTTACCGTGTCGAGCAGACACGTCACGTACCGGGAACCGGTCTTGGACTTGGCATCGTTTCGGCAATCATCCGGCTGCATGACTTCGAGCTGCGCATTGGTGGTGAAGACCGGGGAACGACAATCACAATCGATTGCTGGCCACACAACTTGCAGTAG
- a CDS encoding porin has translation MKKPCLAGLLSALALCNVAHAQSSVTLYGLIDEGFDFTTNAAGNRGYQMVSGDTAGSRFGLKGSEDLGGGLSAIFRLENGFNTNTGTMGQGGLLFGRQAYVGLSSAQYGTITMGRQYDPTVDMWSALTAAGNWEGDLGSHPYDNDNADWDYRIQNSVKYVSPTVAGFTGEALYGFSNEAGGFADNRVYSAAVQYQMGPVTAVAAYMKTDNGGATAGGAAPSATVVFTGSSQQNIDAAFSYKFADKAIVSLAYSHVDIYNPTSNAYFVTQPAPGTQNSWKFDNIELNGQYFFAHDFWLGAAYTFTRAHVSTVTGSSDPNWNQLSLMLDYDLSARTSVYVQGAYQHADGKTGQDFDYANILGSPSESSSGNQMVYRIAMTHRF, from the coding sequence ATGAAGAAACCATGTTTGGCCGGATTGTTGTCCGCACTTGCGCTGTGTAATGTCGCGCATGCTCAAAGCAGTGTCACGCTTTATGGCCTCATCGATGAGGGTTTCGATTTCACCACCAACGCCGCGGGCAACCGTGGCTACCAGATGGTGAGCGGCGACACGGCCGGGAGCCGCTTTGGCCTGAAAGGCAGCGAAGACCTTGGCGGCGGCCTGAGCGCAATCTTTCGTTTGGAAAACGGCTTCAATACCAACACCGGCACGATGGGGCAAGGCGGTCTGCTGTTCGGACGTCAGGCTTACGTTGGCCTGTCGTCGGCGCAGTACGGAACCATCACGATGGGCCGTCAATACGATCCGACCGTCGATATGTGGAGTGCTCTCACGGCGGCCGGCAATTGGGAGGGCGACCTTGGTTCGCATCCGTACGACAACGACAACGCGGACTGGGATTACCGTATCCAGAACTCGGTCAAGTATGTGTCGCCCACGGTTGCGGGCTTCACCGGCGAGGCCTTGTACGGTTTTAGCAACGAGGCGGGCGGGTTCGCCGACAATCGCGTGTACAGCGCAGCGGTGCAGTACCAGATGGGCCCGGTCACTGCAGTTGCCGCTTATATGAAGACCGACAACGGCGGTGCGACTGCCGGTGGCGCGGCGCCGAGCGCGACAGTGGTGTTCACTGGAAGCTCGCAGCAAAACATCGATGCGGCCTTTTCGTACAAGTTCGCCGACAAGGCGATTGTCTCGCTGGCCTATTCGCACGTCGATATCTACAATCCGACCTCCAACGCATACTTCGTTACGCAACCGGCTCCCGGAACACAAAACTCATGGAAGTTCGACAATATCGAACTCAACGGCCAGTACTTCTTTGCGCATGACTTCTGGCTGGGCGCAGCCTATACGTTTACGCGCGCGCACGTTTCAACGGTGACGGGCAGTTCGGATCCGAACTGGAACCAGCTATCGCTGATGCTCGACTACGATCTGAGTGCACGCACTTCGGTTTACGTGCAGGGGGCGTACCAGCATGCTGATGGCAAGACCGGCCAGGACTTTGATTATGCGAACATTCTCGGATCGCCGAGCGAGTCGTCGAGCGGCAACCAGATGGTGTATCGCATCGCGATGACGCATCGCTTCTAA
- a CDS encoding cold-shock protein, with translation MATGIVKWFNDAKGFGFITPDGGGEDLFAHFSEVQGSGFKSLQENQKVSFEVKQGPKGKQAANITPL, from the coding sequence ATGGCAACCGGTATTGTGAAGTGGTTCAATGATGCAAAGGGTTTTGGTTTCATTACGCCTGACGGCGGCGGCGAAGATCTGTTCGCGCACTTCTCGGAAGTTCAGGGAAGCGGCTTCAAATCGCTGCAGGAAAACCAGAAGGTCAGCTTCGAAGTGAAGCAAGGCCCGAAGGGTAAGCAAGCGGCAAACATCACGCCGCTGTAA
- a CDS encoding DUF6723 family protein, with product MSKSAFIPSVPAKSESDFEVSASTRLAGYRRFFGVLKVVRKTDGKVLFPFDGAGEIGPFVTKVEALAAAQVRGEGIVAGDLVRPEL from the coding sequence ATGAGCAAGTCTGCATTCATTCCCAGTGTTCCAGCGAAGTCCGAGAGCGATTTCGAAGTCTCGGCTTCGACCCGACTCGCCGGGTATCGGCGGTTTTTTGGTGTCTTGAAGGTGGTTCGCAAGACCGATGGGAAGGTGTTGTTTCCATTCGATGGGGCGGGGGAGATTGGGCCTTTTGTTACCAAGGTTGAGGCGTTGGCTGCTGCGCAGGTGCGGGGTGAGGGGATTGTTGCTGGGGATTTGGTTCGGCCGGAGTTGTAG
- the aldA gene encoding aldehyde dehydrogenase yields MRLERNFANGQFIEPATGDLISVYNPATGALVAQVSAASRDEAFAAVGAAAIAQKGWRKLPAAERAVHLHKLADALTECAPAIGAALALESGKSVADATNEAIYAAQITHYHAEWARRIEGEVIPSDTPDENLVLHREPIGVVACLIPFNYPVYTLLRKIAPALISGNTVVVRPSNNTPISAFEIARAVERAGLPAGVVNILAMSHATAEDVCTHPAVGMITLTGSVSAGRKVLEYCKANIAKPSLELGGKTPAIVEPDADLEKAARELVASKTTHCGQLCTAIERVYVHESVHDRFVALLRQHMSAVKIGDRAENAALMGPLVNEASRQSIHAMVMRAVEAGARLETGGELPGGNGFFYPATLLSNCSQDMEIIQEETFGPIMPVVKYSTLDEALGMANDHQFGLSSVLYTENYRSAMKIANGIEAGELYVNRTPADPYQGFHAGWKRSGLGGDDGKHGMLEFTQTRLVVMKY; encoded by the coding sequence ATGCGACTCGAGCGGAATTTTGCTAACGGCCAGTTCATCGAACCCGCAACCGGCGACCTCATCTCCGTCTACAACCCCGCTACCGGCGCCCTGGTTGCCCAGGTCTCCGCTGCGTCGAGAGACGAAGCATTCGCCGCGGTCGGCGCCGCCGCCATTGCGCAGAAAGGCTGGCGTAAGCTGCCCGCCGCCGAGCGGGCGGTCCATCTGCACAAGCTTGCAGATGCCTTGACGGAATGTGCACCAGCTATCGGCGCCGCGCTCGCGCTGGAGTCCGGTAAAAGCGTCGCGGATGCCACTAACGAAGCTATCTATGCCGCTCAAATCACCCACTATCACGCGGAATGGGCGCGCCGCATCGAAGGCGAAGTCATTCCGAGCGATACCCCCGACGAGAATCTGGTCTTGCATCGCGAGCCGATCGGTGTCGTCGCCTGCCTGATTCCGTTCAACTATCCGGTCTACACATTGCTGCGCAAGATCGCGCCTGCTCTGATCTCCGGCAACACGGTCGTGGTGCGCCCAAGCAACAACACGCCGATCTCGGCATTCGAAATTGCCAGGGCAGTCGAACGCGCCGGTTTGCCGGCAGGTGTCGTGAACATTCTGGCCATGAGTCACGCGACCGCGGAAGACGTCTGCACGCATCCGGCGGTCGGCATGATCACGTTGACGGGCAGCGTCAGTGCCGGGCGCAAGGTGCTCGAGTATTGCAAGGCGAACATCGCCAAGCCGTCGCTCGAACTGGGCGGCAAAACGCCCGCCATCGTCGAGCCGGATGCCGACCTCGAAAAGGCCGCGCGCGAACTGGTGGCGTCCAAGACCACACATTGTGGCCAGTTGTGCACGGCGATCGAACGCGTCTATGTGCACGAGAGCGTGCACGATCGCTTTGTCGCGCTGCTCAGGCAGCACATGAGTGCGGTGAAAATCGGCGACCGCGCTGAAAACGCCGCCCTCATGGGGCCGCTTGTGAACGAGGCGTCGCGTCAGTCGATCCATGCAATGGTCATGCGCGCCGTGGAAGCGGGCGCCAGGCTCGAGACGGGTGGCGAGTTGCCCGGCGGCAACGGTTTCTTTTACCCGGCAACGTTGCTCTCGAACTGCAGCCAGGACATGGAGATCATCCAGGAAGAGACCTTTGGTCCGATCATGCCGGTCGTCAAATACAGCACGCTCGACGAAGCGCTTGGGATGGCTAACGATCACCAGTTCGGTTTGTCGTCAGTGCTTTACACCGAGAACTATCGTTCTGCGATGAAGATCGCCAACGGCATCGAAGCGGGGGAGCTGTACGTGAACCGCACGCCGGCCGACCCGTATCAGGGCTTCCACGCGGGCTGGAAGCGCTCTGGCCTCGGCGGCGACGATGGCAAGCACGGCATGCTCGAATTTACGCAGACACGCCTCGTGGTCATGAAGTACTAA
- a CDS encoding lysophospholipid acyltransferase family protein: MRSKFLKWFFIVCLLGSGTVYSAFILVLFPFAGRSGRYWLAAQWCRAMVAWMRWLPGVTCSVEGLEHLPDGPSILLCRHESTWETLAFLALFPRRISFVFKEDLLRIPFFGWVLRGLDMVSLNRGSPRQAHQAVTQECAERLAKGDVVVIFPEGTRVPHDAPPRLTSGGIRLACATGAPVVPVVHNAGKVWPAKGWPDRKGHIRVVVGPEFSSVETSQQELSRAVHDWMKTALLKL, translated from the coding sequence ATGCGCTCCAAGTTCCTCAAATGGTTTTTCATTGTCTGCCTGCTCGGCAGCGGCACGGTCTATTCCGCGTTCATCCTCGTGTTGTTTCCTTTCGCGGGAAGGTCCGGACGCTACTGGCTGGCAGCGCAATGGTGTCGTGCAATGGTTGCATGGATGCGTTGGCTACCCGGCGTGACCTGTTCGGTGGAAGGGCTTGAGCATCTTCCGGATGGGCCGTCGATTCTGTTGTGCCGTCACGAATCGACTTGGGAGACGCTGGCATTTCTCGCGCTGTTTCCACGGCGCATCAGTTTCGTCTTCAAGGAAGATCTGTTGCGCATTCCGTTCTTTGGCTGGGTGCTACGTGGCCTCGATATGGTGAGCCTGAACCGCGGGTCGCCACGTCAGGCTCATCAGGCGGTCACGCAAGAGTGCGCCGAGCGTCTCGCCAAGGGGGATGTCGTGGTGATCTTTCCGGAGGGCACCCGTGTGCCGCACGACGCGCCGCCTCGGCTGACCTCGGGCGGTATCCGTCTGGCATGTGCGACCGGTGCCCCGGTGGTACCGGTGGTGCATAACGCGGGAAAAGTTTGGCCGGCAAAAGGTTGGCCAGACAGGAAAGGGCATATTCGGGTCGTCGTGGGTCCCGAGTTTTCCTCTGTCGAGACTTCGCAACAGGAGTTGAGCCGGGCGGTTCACGACTGGATGAAAACGGCTCTGCTAAAGCTCTGA
- a CDS encoding DUF4148 domain-containing protein, with product MKAIKIAALLGILATSSAFAQSNPATAATSNNAPSTVAMSNAAPQDAGTWVPPSQAIAPKTRAQVYGELVQAEKDGQLNYLNTVVYAHP from the coding sequence ATGAAAGCCATCAAGATCGCAGCTCTGCTGGGTATTCTCGCAACCAGCTCGGCCTTTGCCCAAAGCAACCCCGCCACTGCCGCTACATCCAACAACGCCCCGAGCACCGTGGCAATGTCGAACGCCGCGCCGCAAGACGCCGGAACGTGGGTTCCACCGTCCCAGGCGATTGCACCGAAGACCCGTGCCCAGGTGTACGGCGAACTCGTACAAGCCGAAAAAGACGGTCAGCTGAACTACCTGAACACGGTCGTCTACGCCCATCCGTAA
- a CDS encoding DUF4148 domain-containing protein, producing MKHFEKAIAAAVLLTVSAASWASPGLTPQQCNDYPFTRLKTEVTHKQLMNELSELEAVGYDPSANDNYYPSDLMAAQKKLNAEYRRDCTASNGVPTAQYSATP from the coding sequence ATGAAACACTTCGAAAAGGCAATAGCGGCGGCGGTTTTGCTGACCGTCAGCGCGGCTAGCTGGGCATCCCCCGGACTGACACCGCAGCAATGCAACGACTATCCGTTCACGCGCCTCAAAACCGAGGTGACGCACAAGCAATTGATGAACGAGTTATCGGAGCTTGAAGCGGTCGGCTATGACCCGAGCGCTAACGACAACTACTATCCGTCCGATCTCATGGCCGCCCAGAAGAAGCTGAACGCGGAATATCGACGGGATTGCACGGCTTCAAATGGTGTACCGACCGCGCAATACTCGGCGACGCCATAG
- a CDS encoding response regulator transcription factor, with amino-acid sequence MPKVLSVEDDELMIHEIVTSLSESGYEVDVARCGRDGIAKIMAFPYDLVTLDRTLPDLDGLTILTTMRDVGIDTPVLLVSSMSNVDERVRGLRAGGDDYLTKPFAREEMAARAEVLLRRKTPQRTAETSLQVSELKFDLLKHRASHHGEVLDLQPTELKLLEYMMRHSGQVLTRTMIFEGVWGCRFDPGTNLIDVHVGRLRKKLGAAGEDPQIRTVRGSGYILG; translated from the coding sequence ATGCCCAAAGTGCTCTCTGTGGAAGACGATGAACTGATGATTCACGAGATTGTGACCTCGCTCTCGGAGTCTGGCTATGAGGTCGACGTCGCACGCTGCGGGCGCGATGGCATCGCCAAAATCATGGCGTTCCCCTACGATCTCGTCACACTGGATCGCACGCTCCCTGACCTCGACGGCTTGACAATTCTCACGACCATGCGCGACGTAGGCATCGATACGCCCGTACTGCTCGTCAGTTCCATGTCGAATGTCGACGAACGCGTCAGGGGCTTAAGGGCCGGTGGCGACGACTATCTGACCAAGCCGTTCGCGCGCGAAGAAATGGCCGCTCGCGCCGAGGTGCTCCTGCGGCGCAAAACCCCGCAGCGCACGGCTGAAACCAGCCTTCAGGTGAGCGAACTGAAATTCGATCTGCTCAAGCATAGGGCCAGTCATCACGGTGAGGTGCTCGACCTCCAGCCAACCGAACTCAAACTGCTCGAATACATGATGCGCCATTCGGGCCAGGTGCTCACGCGCACGATGATCTTCGAGGGCGTATGGGGTTGCCGCTTTGATCCGGGCACCAATCTGATTGATGTTCATGTGGGGCGTTTGCGCAAGAAGCTCGGCGCTGCGGGAGAAGACCCGCAAATCCGCACAGTCAGAGGCTCCGGTTACATTCTCGGCTAA